In Rubrivirga sp. SAORIC476, the following are encoded in one genomic region:
- the ptsP gene encoding phosphoenolpyruvate--protein phosphotransferase — protein MSHDPSAPAPEPRPELRVEGIGVAPGVAIGPAYLFAAGAYQATPDHLDPADVEAELERFERAIQRSERELRKITVVAREKLGEGSAGIFDAQGLILRDRQFYDAVVEHVRDNAAGAGWAVQSVLDEHRRRLESSPNASLRERAADFQDVQNRVLRNLQQGRAVSKIDPHRVVVAQNLTAADVLLFSRRGVLGVVLDFGGPTSHVSIMARALGVPAVVSLHGLAEHVGPDDVVIVDGFSGTVIVNPEPETLVAAELKAAQFARITADREALLAMPSETKDGHPVALQANVEFREEFPLLHEYGAAGVGLFRTEMLFLTQGRALDEEQQYEVYRDAIVASAPHAVTFRLLDLGGDKVLPMSHREANPFLGWRGIRILLDKPDLLRPQLRAVLRAAAASADDAPPRILLPMVSGIEEVREFRRAYRAVCDDLRAEGIEHRPDVPLGIMVEVPSVAIQAELYTKTVDFFSIGTNDLTQFTLAVDRGNDLVADLYHELHPAVLGLIAHTAKTANEAGIPVSVCGEVAADPRVTPLLVGLGVRTLSASPAYLTLVKRVIRAFTLEEAEDLARRALRQPDATSVGRLLDYFLACHNRDLADLLGLDQADGGLSDRISARLEPASGG, from the coding sequence GCCCGCGTACCTGTTCGCCGCGGGCGCCTACCAGGCCACACCCGACCACCTCGACCCGGCGGACGTCGAGGCGGAGCTAGAGCGGTTCGAGCGCGCCATCCAGCGGAGCGAGCGCGAACTGCGCAAGATCACGGTCGTCGCGCGCGAGAAGCTGGGCGAGGGCTCGGCGGGCATCTTCGACGCACAGGGGCTGATCCTGCGGGATCGCCAGTTCTACGACGCGGTCGTCGAGCACGTCCGCGACAACGCGGCCGGGGCGGGGTGGGCGGTGCAGTCGGTGCTGGACGAGCATCGGCGGCGGCTGGAGTCGAGCCCGAACGCGTCGCTCCGCGAGCGCGCGGCCGACTTCCAGGACGTGCAGAACCGCGTCCTCCGCAACCTCCAGCAGGGGCGGGCGGTGTCGAAGATCGACCCGCACCGCGTTGTGGTCGCGCAGAACCTGACCGCGGCCGACGTGCTGCTGTTCAGCCGCCGCGGCGTCCTGGGCGTCGTGCTCGACTTCGGCGGCCCGACGAGCCACGTCTCCATTATGGCCCGCGCGCTCGGCGTGCCCGCGGTCGTGAGCCTGCATGGCCTCGCCGAGCACGTCGGCCCGGACGACGTGGTGATCGTGGACGGCTTCTCGGGGACGGTGATCGTCAACCCGGAGCCGGAGACGCTGGTGGCGGCGGAACTGAAGGCGGCCCAGTTCGCGCGCATCACGGCCGACCGCGAGGCGCTCCTCGCGATGCCGTCCGAGACCAAGGACGGGCATCCGGTCGCGCTCCAGGCCAACGTCGAGTTCCGGGAGGAATTCCCGCTCCTGCACGAGTACGGTGCCGCGGGCGTCGGCCTGTTCCGGACCGAGATGCTGTTCCTGACCCAGGGGCGGGCCCTTGATGAGGAGCAGCAGTACGAAGTCTACCGCGACGCCATCGTGGCGTCGGCGCCGCACGCGGTCACGTTCCGGCTGCTCGACCTCGGCGGCGACAAGGTCCTGCCGATGTCGCACCGCGAGGCGAACCCGTTCCTGGGCTGGCGCGGCATCCGCATCCTGCTCGACAAGCCCGACCTGCTCCGCCCCCAACTCCGCGCCGTCCTCCGTGCCGCCGCGGCCTCCGCCGACGACGCGCCGCCGCGCATCCTCCTGCCGATGGTCTCCGGCATCGAGGAGGTCCGCGAGTTCCGGCGCGCGTACCGGGCCGTCTGCGACGACCTGCGCGCCGAGGGCATCGAGCATCGCCCGGACGTGCCGCTGGGCATCATGGTCGAGGTCCCGTCGGTCGCCATCCAGGCCGAGCTGTACACCAAGACCGTCGACTTCTTCTCGATCGGCACCAACGACCTGACCCAGTTCACGCTGGCCGTCGACCGCGGCAACGACCTCGTGGCGGACCTCTACCACGAGCTGCACCCGGCCGTCCTCGGGCTGATCGCGCACACGGCCAAGACCGCCAACGAGGCGGGCATTCCGGTGTCGGTCTGCGGCGAGGTGGCCGCCGATCCGCGCGTGACGCCGCTGCTGGTGGGGCTGGGCGTCCGCACGCTCAGCGCGTCGCCGGCGTACCTGACGCTCGTCAAGCGCGTCATCCGGGCGTTTACGCTGGAGGAGGCCGAGGACCTCGCCCGTCGTGCCCTCCGCCAGCCCGACGCGACCTCGGTGGGTCGCCTCCTGGACTACTTCCTCGCCTGCCACAACCGCGACCTCGCCGATCTTCTCGGCCTCGACCAGGCCGATGGCGGACTCTCCGACCGCATCTCCGCCCGCCTCGAACCGGCCTCCGGCGGCTGA